One genomic region from Muriicola soli encodes:
- the mutY gene encoding A/G-specific adenine glycosylase, with the protein MSNFSKTLLDWYSKNKRELPWRETKDPYSIWLSEIILQQTRIAQGLPYYKKFISHYPSVFELAEADEQEILRLWQGLGYYSRARNMHAAAKTIVRDYKGKFPQSYDEIIKLKGIGDYTASAIASICFGEPTAVVDGNVYRVLARNFGIDLPINSTDGIKYFKKLATEVKDESRIADYNQAIMEFGALQCKPKSPDCPGCPLNTGCIAFEENRVSKLPVKLKKGKVKIRHFNYLVFLDNKGNTLLNKRLGKGIWQHLYEFPMIETDRLLEPDEVYASLAQENKNPKDIVLWQEEPVVHKLSHQHLVTRFLIVEMEEQFDEGIPMENVEDYPTPVLVSEFLDTFKNSYF; encoded by the coding sequence ATGAGCAATTTTTCTAAAACCCTTCTCGACTGGTATTCAAAAAATAAGAGAGAACTTCCCTGGAGAGAAACCAAGGACCCTTACAGCATATGGCTATCTGAGATCATCCTGCAACAAACCCGGATAGCACAAGGATTACCCTATTACAAAAAATTTATTTCTCACTATCCGAGTGTTTTTGAATTAGCTGAAGCTGATGAACAGGAAATCTTACGCCTTTGGCAGGGTCTGGGATACTATTCGAGGGCTCGCAATATGCATGCAGCGGCTAAAACCATTGTCCGGGACTATAAAGGCAAGTTTCCGCAATCCTATGACGAGATCATCAAACTCAAGGGGATAGGAGATTATACCGCCAGTGCAATAGCTTCCATATGCTTCGGAGAACCAACAGCAGTTGTAGACGGGAATGTTTACCGAGTGTTAGCCCGTAATTTTGGAATCGACCTGCCCATCAATAGTACTGATGGAATAAAATATTTTAAAAAATTGGCTACAGAAGTCAAGGATGAATCCCGGATTGCAGATTACAACCAGGCCATCATGGAATTTGGGGCTCTTCAATGCAAGCCAAAAAGCCCTGATTGCCCTGGCTGTCCTTTAAATACTGGATGTATTGCCTTCGAAGAAAACAGAGTATCAAAACTCCCGGTGAAGCTCAAAAAAGGGAAGGTGAAGATCCGACATTTTAATTATCTCGTTTTTTTGGATAACAAGGGAAATACCCTCCTCAACAAACGTTTGGGTAAAGGAATTTGGCAGCACCTGTACGAATTTCCAATGATTGAAACTGATAGATTACTCGAACCTGATGAAGTCTATGCATCCCTTGCGCAGGAGAATAAAAACCCCAAAGACATTGTGCTCTGGCAGGAAGAACCGGTAGTTCATAAATTGTCCCACCAACATTTGGTTACAAGGTTTTTAATAGTGGAGATGGAAGAGCAATTCGACGAAGGCATACCCATGGAAAATGTGGAAGATTATCCTACCCCTGTATTGGTCTCAGAATTCCTAGATACATTTAAAAATTCGTACTTTTGA